Genomic window (Procambarus clarkii isolate CNS0578487 chromosome 64, FALCON_Pclarkii_2.0, whole genome shotgun sequence):
AAATTGTGAAGGGTTTCCTTTATTTTTCTGCAGTCCTCCTTGGTTTTTGTATCTCTCATTAGATATTCACCACCTGCAAACTTCAACATGTAAGTGCACTTGTCAGTGAAGTCATTCACGTAAACAAGGAACGAGAGTGGTCCCAAGACCGAGTCTTCTCACAGTCCTTCAGTCCGACGCCACCATGACTGTGACCCGTTGTTTCTGGCCATCATTTACTCCCTTACACCATTCAGTTTGTTCACAGTTTCACCGGTTTTTTTCTTCATAATGTTGATCAGCCTTTCATGAGGAACAGTATCAAATGTTTTTCGACAATCAACAACGACACAGTCTACCCAGCCTTTATTTCCTTGTAGTATTACAGTAACTTTGTAGTATTATGGTAAATTTTATCTATGTACTATTTAGGTAGGGAGGAGTAAGGTATTTTGGGGTTTAGCCTAACGGGTTTCCACCGTATTGACTatccttaccacacaacacaccaactaCCCTCCTGGGTCCTTACCACCTAGTAACAACCAACTGCTCAATTGATTCCGGCTCAATGAGATGACACAGGTCAACATGGACAATATCACTGAACTCCTCAGACCACACAGAGACCGTGGACACCAAACATGCCCCATATCTGTCCAGTCCTAAGAAAGTTATGCCCTGAAAGCAACGTGAAAGGACATCTCATGAAAATGAGAGGACATAAGCGTGTGCTGAGAGATCAGTCTCTCACACCTGCTGATGCTACTTCTCTGTGTAGCTCTAGCTGTAAGGCTACACCAGCTCCTCCACTGGTCTCATTAtttcataaccaaatggaaatatTGTCTCTTCTACAATACATAGTTTTGTTTCCGTTAATGTGATAATGTGTGGTAGATTTTATCTGTTTTTTTCTGTAACTTTCATTTTATTTGTAAATCCACCTCGAATcgtgtatataacattaatacTTCTCATCTTCACTGGGCTACTTTTTTGGCCCAAAGGATAATGGTTCAGAAACCTCCAGTTTCTGCAGGGTAAGGGGTATAGGTTGGTAAAGATACTCTTGTACGCTCCTGAGGAAGGTTCTCAGAATACATTGGTCTCATCCAATAGTTGACTTGATTGCAATCGCAGTTGGCTGAGTGCCTTTTACACTGCTAGTGCAATTAAGTGGTCTTTGCTATTATATGGTCTATTAACACTGCTATTATCTGATCTattaacacagctattatctggtcTATTAACACTGCTATTATCTGGTCTACTAACACTGCTATTATCTGGTCTATTGACACTACTATTATCCGGTCTATCAACACTGATATTATCTGGTATATCAACactgtaacaccgtaaaggtgttttttttaattttattaaatatatatatatatatatatatatatatatatatatatatatatatatatatatatatatatatatatatatatatatatatatatatatatatatatatatatatatatagtacatgagtcaagCCAGACAAGTTTtgagaggcgccaggttcgcggcCCCTAGTAATTAAGAAAGTCACACCTTTAGGGTGTTAATGACCATCAAGTGACCAAGGTCAGGTCGTGTGAAGTTGACCTGGTTTCTACTAAGCTCATAATTGTAGCCGGGTATTCGGGTGggtccttcaaacaagccgacgtttaaggagttgcATGGTAGAGAGTcaggggctatctacttgtgggcggagttagctagttgGTCCCCAATATATACCCAGGGTACTGTACACTCGAGAGGAAGAGATAGGagaacagccagcagagcagaacagaggacaacatagCCCGGGAGGCTGTCAGCTGGatggggcgggacagtctctctcAACTGCagaccctccccctccctctcttttcagctataggcagacacttggtaagTTGAACATGAAAGGTGACTTATTTCGTGTACTAAGATGTGGTGTGATCTCTAGGGGCAGACAGCTGTAGGGACTCTCAAAGTTCTGTGTGGTGGCTCACATTGTTTATCTGGACATAATGAACCTTCAGTTCGATTGCTTGAGTTCTGATATTTATCATACTAAATAAATACTTGATTCACTTACTTTTAATTTGATTAATAATTGTGTTCCCGATATCTTGGAATTTCTGATATAATATGCAACCTAGAGTGTAGAGTACTCTTGAGTTAGGGACTGAAAGAATCTTGCATGGAACATGATTCCAGTTGACACAtgctaataacatcttttgatgcagacaagttccattcctagtTTTGAATGTACTGacaagaatggatggtggcagcatttctactTCTACTTATTTTCCCTTTTACCCCTACTTCTCCTACTCACTTCctactccctctcctctccctccgcctctctccccctttcccttTCACCTGACGACCCTCCTTATTTCTCCCACCTactcctccctcctctctacctccctcaccccaaaccctcactaattacttcattattcatctctttcttttcgtttctcttatacgtttgcggCAGTGAAATGTTCTAGAGTTTCTCTCTAGAGTTGCGGGTAGCTGGTCAAGTTACAATGTCTTGTGGATGTagcacctaggtaatcaaatacctaggttacaaggtgttgaactagaGAGGTTGCGGTAGGAACTCTGGAGGAACTCTAGAATAGTTCACTGAGGGCGGGATAATGGACAATGAgagctattccccccccccctcccattacaACACTGGTATTATCTGGTCTATTAACACTACTGTTATCTGGTCTATCAACACTACTATTATCTGGTCTATTAACACTGGTATTATCTGGTCTATCAACACTGGTATTATCTGGTCTATTAACACTACTATTATCTGGTCTATCAACACTGTTATTATCTGGTCTATCAACACTGCTATTATCTGGTCTATTAACAATGTTATTATCTGGTCTATCAACACTGTTATTATCTGGTCTATCAACACTGCTATTATCTGGTCTATTAACAATGTTATTATCTGGTCTATCAACACTGCTATTATCTGGTCTATCAACACTGTTATTATCTGGGCTATCAACACTGCTATTATTTGGTCTATTAACACTGTTATTATCTGGTCTATCACACTACTATTATCTGGTCTGTCAACATTACTATTATTTGATCTGTTAACACTACTATTATCTGGTCTATCAACACTGCTATTATCTGGTCTATCAACACTGCTATTATCTGGTCTATCAACACTGCTATTATCTGGTCTATTAACACTGTTATTATCTGGTCTATCAACACTACTATTATCTGGTCTATCAACACTACTATTATCTGGTTTATCAACACTACTATTATCTGGTCTATCAACACTACTATTATCTGGTCTATTAACACTACTATTATCTGGTCTATCAACACTGCTATTATCTGGTCTATTAACACTACTATTATCTGGTCTATCAACACTGTTATTATCTGGTCTATCAACACTACTCTGATCTGGTCTATCAACACTGTTATTATCTGGTCTATCAACACTGCTATTATCTGGTCTATTAACACTGTTATTATCTGGTCTATCAACACTACTATTATCTGGTCTATCAACACTGCTATTATCTGGTCTATCAACACTGCAATTATCTGGTCTATCAACACTACTATTATCTGGTCTATCAACACTGCAATTATCTGGTCTATCAACACTGCTATTATCTGGTCTATCAACACTGCAATTATCTGGTCTATCAACACTACTATTATCAGGTCTATCAACACTGCAATTATCTGGTCTATCAACACTACTATTATCTGGTCTCCGTGAATTATTTACTGACGTTTTTCGCTTCCTTCCTTTCATTCTTTGACATTCCTAGCTGAAGTATAGTTCATAGTAATCTCTTCTGTCTCTCAATTTCCACTTCTCAACATGcgtgttaattaattaatttcaCTAGATTAATTTTCTGAACAAAATTATCTGCATTGGTTCTATCTGTTATGTGTTGATCTATGTACTTGTAGATGTTGATGTGATAGATGTTGATCTGCATCGTTCTATCAGGTGTTGATCTATGTAGGAATAGGTTTTGTTCTATGTACTGGACGGTGTTGAGTTACATATGAAGAAGTATACTCATAACTTCCAACTATCACCCAGCTTCACCAGCATAAACAACATCATTTTGAAAAATCACACAGGGCCATAAATTATTGCAATATTCGATATTCCTTGATGCCACAAATGGGCTTTGTAAGACAGTAGAGTGCCGCCGACACCGTGACCTCTGGTCCATGGGTCATATATTCCTGTTTAACTGGAGAGTGTTAAAGGATTACAGTTAACTCACAGTCTAATAAGCCGGGAGAAAATAGGAATAACTTTCGACCACGAAGAAACAAGAAAAGTCTGTTTGTGTGTTAATGATCTCTGTCCCCCGGCACTGTGTTTCTGTCCCCCGGCACTTTGTATTTCTGTCCCCCGGCACTTTGTATTTCTGTCCCCCGGCACTTTGTGTTTCTGTCCCCCGGCACTTTGTGTTTCTGTCCCCCGGCACTTTGTATTTCTGTCCCCCGGCACTTTGTACTTCTGTCCCCCGGCACTTTGTGTTTCTGTCCCCCGGCACTTTGTATTTCTGTCCCCCGGCACTTTGTACTTCTGTCCCCCGGCACATTGTATTTCTGTCCCCCGGCACTTTGTATTTCTGTCCCCCGGCACTTTGTATTTCTGTCCCCCGGCACTTTGTACTTCTGTCCCCCGGCACTTTGTATTTCTGTCCCCCGGCACTTTGTATTTCTGTCCCCCGGCACTTTGTGTTTCTGTCCCCCGGCACTTTGTATTTCTGTCCCCCGGCACTTTGTACTTCTGTCCCCCGGCACTTTGTGTTTCTGTCCCCCGGCACTTTGTATTTCTGTCCCCCGGCACTTTGTACTTCTGTCCCCCGGCACTTTGTATTTCTGTCCCCCGGCACTTTGTATTTCTGTCCCCCGGCACTTTGTATTTCTGTCCCCCGGCACTTTGTATTTCTGTCCCCCGGCACTTTGTATTTCTGTCCCCCGGCACTTTGTATTCAGTGGGATATTTTATGTACTAAAATTGCTTTTCACAGGTGGATGAACATTCCTTATCCGAGAGAGAGATAAAAATTTTCATATAATTTCACGGTACACTTGTTATACATATATCCAATACTGCGAATATGCATAATGTATTAACCTTGAGGCCAAGAATTCTTCAGACGCAGGATTTCCATAACATGCCTCTTGATGCCAATTGATATTAGTAACAGCTTGTGATAACGCCCTGGCCGTGAGGgctcaagggccagattcacgaaagtactcacgcaagcacttacgaacgtgtacatctttcctcaatctttgacggctttggatacatttattaaacagtttacaagcatgaaaacttctcaatcaactgttgttattgttataaacagcctcctgacgcttccgagctcattaactgtttaataattgcaaaacaaagccgccaaacattgagaaaagatgtacaggttcgtaagtgtttgcgtaactgctacgtgaatctggccccagttctcCTAAGGTTACGTTAGTGACGTAACGTCACATTGTGCGCCGAGTGCTATGTGTATACTTTAGAGTGGAGGATGATGCCGAGATATCAATAAccttcatctatataaataaaaatgttcgtttgttcaaaatcgctaatccccgaaagttcttcatcgattgctttgaaattttcacaaaatTTTCCATTCCCATCCGAGCAGGCtttcatatacatactatattgatatcacgtttgtgacggtaaaaaacaagttttttctgaaaaactgtgtttttcatgcgtgggaaatcttcgaaacctctttactaattgctttgaaattttgacacgacgttgcattcgaataggtgcgccTTGTTAAATATCTACAATACACatgactcacctgtgacaggaaaaaacatacttatttttaaacagcgccatctgttggatgtaagaacaacacactttgcaatctccaaaagttcttctaccattgctttgaaattttgacacaatgatgcattcgaataggcacgtctttttatatacctactatatcgatgccacccctgtgacaggtaaaaacatgcgtgtttgaaaaacagcgccatctgttgcacataatagcaacatgcacggtatactaaatatgtcacgaattccatatcaatgtttccgattgcactgataaatttattttcatagatttcgattaattttattttttattgaattattttgtgtgacattatgttggaattgagctgtgttgtttaccataccgttcatttcgtaattataagcatagatgccacacctgtgacacgtaaaactatgcttttcttgaaaaacagcgccatctgttgcatgtaggagcaacacacatgttatactaagtatgttacaattccatttgaatgtttctgattgcattgataaatggaattttcatagatatggattttttttcattttgattaaattattttgtgggaattgcgttggaattgagctgtgttgtttaccataccattcatttcgtgagtatagtttattaatttattttttatattaacagttcatttttttttattttttagtttatagttatataaatattttttagttTATAGTTTTTCTTATATTGCAGTGATGGGAacgtcagatcacttgatgttcccaattttctggtgggaacatcagaccattcggGAAGGCATcgtacgagggagtggggaatggtggggatgacgaggggactgaAGCGatagatagtggggaggacgaggggacaagggaggtggtaatggtggggaaggacgaggggatgggggagtttgagATGGTGGGAACGagaggatgggggaatggagaatagtggggaatacaaagggacaggggagtgggacatggtggaaggaagaggggatggtggagtggggaatggtggggaggacgagaagacggtggagtgaggaatggttagtAGGCTGAGGAGATGGGGAGCGGAGGGAATGTGGGaatactgggggacagggaaggatgctgtggctcagcaacacacaagcGTTGCTCAGCCACAGTAACGCGTGGCCGAGTACGGCTAGTATTTATTATGTATTGTGAGTGGTATACcagatgggaacagttgtgggggTCAGGCCTTGGACAGGATACAACAGCTGTGTAACCTTCCTGGGGTGGTACACTAACCTCAGCACTCACTGTACCtcaactctcactggacctcaactctcactgaacctcaactctcactgaacctcaactctcactgaacctcaactctcactgaacctcaacactcactgaacctcaactctcactgaacctcaactctcactgaacctcaactctcactgaacctcaacactcactgaacctcaactctcactgaacctcaacactcactgaacctcaactctcactgaacctcaacactcactgaacctcaacactcactgaacctcaactctcactgaacctcaacactcactgaacctcaactctcactgaacctcaacactcactgaacctcaacactcactgaacctcaactctcactgaacctcaacactcactgaacctcaactctcactgaacctcaacactcactgaacctcaacactcactgaacctcaactctcactgaacctcaacactcactgaacctcaacactcactgaacctcaactctcactgaacctcaacactcactgaacctcaacactcactgaacctcaacactcactgaacctcaactctcactgaacctcaacactcactgaacctcaactctcactgaacctcaactc
Coding sequences:
- the LOC138354788 gene encoding serine-rich 25 kDa antigen protein-like, which translates into the protein MKGRKRKTSVNNSRRPDNSSVDRPDNCSVDRPDNSSVDRPDNCSVDRPDNSSVDRPDNCSVDRPDNSSVDRPDNCSVDRPDNSSVDRPDNSSVDRPDNNSVNRPDNSSVDRPDNNSVDRPDQSSVDRPDNNSVDRPDNSSVNRPDNSSVDRPDNSSVNRPDNSSVDRPDNSSVDKPDNSSVDRPDNSSVDRPDNNSVNRPDNSSVDRPDNSSVDRPDNSSVDRPDNSSVNRSNNSNVDRPDNSSVIDQIITVVDIPDNISVDRPDNSSVNRPDNSSVSRPDNSSVNRPDNSCVNRSDNSSVNRPYNSKDHLIALAV